A part of Streptomyces sp. NBC_01235 genomic DNA contains:
- a CDS encoding ABC transporter permease has translation MSATTDLTDPAVSKAEPAAADATGRRVDLGRFRELSLVPAILVLGLIGFIVSPAFLTADNLIGVAQQSTELSLLVLATTFILVAGRMDLSLESTIGVAPVIAVWLVLPTSGGRFNGLGLFPEWTAIPLCLLVGAVIGAVNGFLILKLRLNGFIVTLGALTMLRGLQVALSEGQSIVELPSSFTYLGKASWLGVPAAIWVCALLFALGGSALAWLRHGRALYAIGGNAEAARTAGIRVDRIVWIVLILGSVLAAFAGILYSGHYGSISATQGSGWIFQVFAATVIGGVSLNGGKGSVFGALTGVLTLQLVVNVMTLAGVPPLWNQFLNGAIIIVALIISRFASGEKQE, from the coding sequence ATGTCCGCCACCACAGATCTCACCGACCCCGCAGTGAGCAAGGCTGAGCCGGCCGCCGCGGACGCCACGGGCCGCCGGGTCGACCTCGGGCGCTTCCGTGAACTGTCCCTGGTCCCGGCGATCCTCGTCCTCGGCCTGATCGGGTTCATCGTCTCGCCGGCCTTCCTGACCGCCGACAACCTCATCGGTGTGGCCCAGCAGTCCACCGAACTGAGCCTGCTGGTGCTCGCCACGACCTTCATCCTGGTCGCCGGACGGATGGACCTGTCGCTCGAGTCGACCATCGGTGTGGCTCCCGTCATCGCCGTGTGGCTCGTCCTGCCGACCAGCGGCGGCCGGTTCAACGGGCTCGGTCTCTTTCCCGAGTGGACGGCGATCCCCCTCTGTCTGCTGGTCGGCGCGGTGATCGGTGCCGTCAACGGCTTCCTCATCCTCAAGCTGCGCCTCAACGGCTTCATCGTCACCCTCGGCGCCCTGACCATGCTCCGCGGCCTCCAGGTCGCCCTCTCCGAGGGCCAGTCGATCGTCGAGCTGCCCTCCTCCTTCACCTACTTGGGCAAGGCGTCCTGGCTGGGCGTACCCGCCGCCATCTGGGTGTGCGCGCTGCTCTTCGCCCTCGGCGGCAGTGCACTGGCCTGGCTCCGGCACGGCCGGGCGCTGTACGCGATCGGCGGCAACGCTGAGGCGGCCCGCACCGCGGGCATCCGCGTCGACCGCATCGTATGGATCGTCCTCATCCTCGGCAGCGTCCTCGCCGCGTTCGCCGGCATCCTCTACAGCGGCCACTACGGCTCCATCTCCGCCACCCAGGGCAGCGGCTGGATCTTCCAGGTCTTCGCCGCGACCGTCATCGGCGGAGTCAGCCTCAACGGCGGCAAGGGCTCGGTGTTCGGCGCCCTCACCGGCGTCCTCACCCTCCAGCTTGTCGTGAACGTCATGACGCTGGCGGGCGTACCGCCGCTGTGGAACCAGTTCCTCAACGGAGCGATCATCATCGTCGCCTTGATCATCTCCCGCTTCGCCTCCGGCGAGAAGCAGGAATGA
- a CDS encoding FadR/GntR family transcriptional regulator, whose protein sequence is MALTDEAIDKIKAMIVAGELAPGSRLPKEEILAGQLGLSRNSLREAVRALTAMRILITRQGDGTYVSSLEPHLLLESLSFAADVSQGHTALQLLQVRRLLEPQATGLAAALLKQEDLRELRNILERSRTVATVEEFVAHDIAFHLRIVEAVGNPVLSMLLQVLSTRTQRVRIVRGSQTSHALQNAHADHEQILSALQSRDALLAAAAATVHITAVEQWLATSLTDDPIRAIDD, encoded by the coding sequence GTGGCACTGACGGACGAGGCGATCGACAAGATCAAGGCGATGATCGTCGCCGGTGAACTCGCGCCCGGCTCCCGGCTTCCCAAGGAGGAGATCCTCGCCGGACAGCTCGGCCTGTCCCGGAACTCCCTGCGCGAGGCGGTCCGGGCGCTGACGGCCATGCGCATCCTGATCACCCGGCAGGGCGACGGCACATACGTCTCCAGTCTGGAGCCCCATCTCCTGCTGGAGAGCCTCTCCTTCGCCGCCGACGTCTCCCAGGGCCACACGGCTCTGCAGTTGCTCCAGGTACGAAGACTGCTCGAACCGCAGGCGACAGGCCTGGCCGCCGCGCTGCTCAAGCAGGAGGACCTCCGGGAACTGCGCAACATCCTCGAGCGGTCCCGGACCGTCGCCACCGTGGAGGAGTTCGTCGCCCACGACATCGCCTTCCACCTCAGGATCGTCGAAGCGGTCGGCAACCCCGTGCTGTCGATGCTGCTGCAAGTGCTCTCCACCCGGACCCAGCGTGTCCGCATCGTCCGCGGCAGCCAGACCAGTCACGCCCTGCAGAACGCCCACGCCGACCACGAGCAGATCCTCAGCGCGCTTCAGTCACGCGACGCCCTGCTCGCCGCCGCTGCGGCGACCGTCCACATCACGGCCGTGGAGCAGTGGCTGGCCACCAGTCTGACCGACGACCCGATACGAGCGATCGACGACTGA
- a CDS encoding glycoside hydrolase family 43 protein, which yields MSCSDQPLGRRRVLATATGLVTGALLPPTPARAAAAAFTNPVIWQDFADIDVIRVGATYYASASTMHYSPGAPVLRSYDLTNWEIAGHSVPVLDFGTKYDLNGARGYVRGIWASSLAYRPSNRTFYWLGQIDFTRTYIYTATAVEGPWSRLTTISTPYYDAGLLVDTDDTLYVAYGNTTISVAQLSPDGRSQVRTQQVFTTPSSVGTLEGSRFYKINGQYYIFLTRPANGQYILKSSSGPFGPYTMRQVLLDLRGPIPGGGVPHQGGLVQTQSGDWYYLAFVDAYPGGRVPALAPVTWTSDGWPVVQLVNGAWGTSYPSPIVPTPPRQVTPMVGVDTFDGTTLKPKWEWNHNPDNTKWSVGNGLTLRTATVTNDLYWARNTLTHRIQGPTSTATVELDFSAMRDGDRAGLALLRDSSAWIGVKRDGGVTRVVMVNGLTMDGNWNTTGTGTEAASAIASGSRVWLRAGADIRPGAARPGTFSYSTDGIDFIRLGPSFSMGNDWRFFMGYRFALFNHATQALGGAVRFPRFELSTP from the coding sequence ATGTCATGCTCTGATCAACCTCTGGGCCGGCGCCGGGTGCTGGCCACCGCCACCGGCCTGGTCACCGGTGCCCTGCTTCCGCCCACCCCCGCCCGCGCGGCCGCCGCGGCGTTCACGAACCCGGTGATCTGGCAGGACTTCGCGGACATCGACGTCATCCGCGTCGGCGCCACCTACTACGCCTCGGCGTCGACCATGCACTACTCGCCCGGGGCACCCGTCCTGCGGTCGTACGACCTGACGAACTGGGAGATCGCCGGCCACTCGGTGCCCGTGCTCGACTTCGGCACCAAGTACGACCTGAACGGCGCCCGTGGCTACGTCCGGGGCATCTGGGCGTCGTCGCTGGCCTACCGGCCGAGCAACAGGACCTTCTACTGGCTCGGCCAGATCGACTTCACCAGGACCTACATCTACACCGCAACCGCCGTCGAGGGTCCGTGGAGCCGGCTCACCACGATCAGCACGCCCTACTACGACGCGGGACTGCTCGTCGACACCGACGACACCCTGTACGTGGCCTACGGCAACACCACCATCAGCGTGGCCCAGCTCTCGCCCGACGGTCGCAGCCAGGTCCGCACGCAGCAGGTCTTCACCACACCGTCGAGCGTCGGCACCCTCGAGGGCTCCCGCTTCTACAAGATCAACGGGCAGTACTACATCTTCCTGACCCGGCCCGCCAACGGCCAGTACATCCTGAAGTCGTCGAGCGGCCCCTTCGGTCCGTACACGATGCGGCAGGTCCTGCTGGACCTGCGCGGGCCGATCCCCGGCGGTGGCGTCCCGCACCAGGGCGGGCTGGTGCAGACGCAGAGCGGCGACTGGTACTACCTGGCCTTCGTGGACGCGTACCCCGGCGGCCGGGTACCTGCCCTGGCGCCGGTCACCTGGACCTCGGACGGCTGGCCCGTCGTGCAACTCGTGAACGGCGCCTGGGGCACCTCGTACCCCAGCCCGATCGTGCCCACTCCACCCCGCCAGGTCACCCCCATGGTCGGTGTCGACACCTTCGACGGCACGACCCTGAAACCGAAGTGGGAGTGGAACCACAACCCGGACAACACCAAGTGGTCGGTCGGCAACGGACTGACTCTGCGGACCGCGACCGTCACCAACGACCTGTACTGGGCCCGCAACACGCTCACCCACCGCATCCAGGGCCCCACCTCGACCGCCACGGTCGAGCTCGACTTCTCGGCGATGCGGGACGGCGACCGGGCCGGACTCGCGCTGCTGCGTGACTCCTCCGCCTGGATCGGCGTCAAGCGCGACGGCGGCGTGACACGGGTGGTGATGGTCAACGGGCTGACCATGGACGGCAACTGGAACACCACCGGCACGGGCACGGAGGCCGCGAGCGCGATCGCGTCCGGCAGCCGCGTCTGGCTGCGCGCGGGCGCGGACATCCGCCCCGGCGCGGCACGCCCCGGAACCTTCTCCTACAGCACCGACGGCATCGACTTCATCCGCCTCGGCCCCTCCTTCTCCATGGGCAACGACTGGCGGTTCTTCATGGGCTACCGATTCGCCCTCTTCAACCACGCCACCCAGGCACTCGGCGGCGCGGTCCGCTTCCCGCGGTTCGAGCTGTCCACGCCCTGA
- a CDS encoding non-reducing end alpha-L-arabinofuranosidase family hydrolase has product MNPLKRLGRRRASVLSLLALATLVTPGAATAAPDAVRASTLGAQAAQSGRYFGTAVAAGKLGDGTYSAILDREFNSVTPENEMKWDTTERSRGSFNFGPADQIVNRATARGQRVRGHTLVWHSQLPSWVSSITDANTLRSVMNNHITTVANHYRGRIHSWDVVNEAFADGGSGQHRPSVFQNLLGDGFIEQAFRTARSADPAAKLCYNDYNIEDWNAAKTQGVYRMVRDFKARGVPIDCVGFQAHFGTGGPPSSFQTTLANFAALGVDVQITELDIAQAPATAYANTVRACMNVARCTGITVWGIRDSDSWRSGENPLLFDRNGNKKPAYQSTLTSMGGTAATKRADARSPRSAAALPSRFSWSSSGALIAPKPDSTHNIAGIKDPTVVYYNGKYHVFASTANSAGYNLVYLNFSDWSQAGSATHYYLDRTAIGAGYRAAPQVFYNAPQRLWYLVYQTGNASYSTNPDISNPNGWSAPRNFYSSMPDIIRQNIGSGYWVDMWVICDSANCYLFSSDDNGHLYRSQTTVGQFPNGFTNTVIAAQDSNKYALFEASNVYKVQGSNQYLLLVEAIGSDGRRYFRSWTTSSLAGSWTPLAASESNPFAKSSNVTFPAGTWTRDISHGEMIRAGYDQTLTIPACKLQYLYQGKDPNAGGDYNNLPWRLGLLTQTNSTC; this is encoded by the coding sequence ATGAACCCGCTGAAACGGCTCGGCCGTCGCCGAGCCTCGGTGTTATCCCTGCTTGCTCTGGCCACCCTGGTCACTCCGGGGGCCGCGACCGCCGCACCCGACGCCGTCCGGGCCTCCACGCTCGGCGCACAAGCCGCCCAGTCCGGAAGGTACTTCGGGACCGCGGTGGCCGCCGGAAAGCTCGGCGACGGCACATACAGCGCGATCCTGGACCGCGAGTTCAACTCGGTCACACCCGAGAACGAGATGAAGTGGGACACGACCGAGCGGTCTCGGGGCTCGTTCAACTTCGGCCCCGCCGACCAGATCGTCAACCGCGCGACGGCCCGCGGTCAGCGCGTGCGCGGCCACACGTTGGTATGGCACTCCCAACTGCCCAGCTGGGTCAGCTCCATCACGGACGCGAACACGCTGCGCAGCGTGATGAACAACCACATCACCACGGTGGCGAACCACTACAGGGGCCGGATCCACTCCTGGGACGTGGTCAACGAGGCGTTCGCCGACGGCGGCAGCGGCCAGCACCGCCCCTCGGTGTTCCAGAACCTGCTCGGCGACGGGTTCATCGAGCAGGCCTTCCGCACCGCGCGGTCGGCCGACCCGGCGGCCAAGCTCTGCTACAACGACTACAACATCGAGGACTGGAACGCCGCGAAGACCCAGGGCGTCTACCGCATGGTGCGCGACTTCAAGGCGCGTGGGGTGCCCATCGACTGCGTCGGCTTCCAGGCCCACTTCGGCACCGGTGGCCCGCCGTCGAGCTTCCAGACCACGCTGGCGAACTTCGCCGCCCTCGGCGTCGATGTCCAGATCACCGAACTGGACATCGCCCAGGCGCCGGCGACGGCCTACGCGAACACGGTGAGGGCCTGCATGAACGTGGCCCGCTGCACCGGCATCACCGTCTGGGGCATCCGCGACAGCGACTCCTGGCGCAGCGGGGAGAACCCCCTGCTGTTCGACCGCAACGGCAACAAGAAACCGGCCTACCAGTCAACGCTCACCTCGATGGGCGGCACGGCTGCGACGAAGCGGGCCGACGCCCGTTCGCCCCGGTCCGCCGCCGCGCTGCCCTCCCGCTTCTCCTGGAGCTCCAGCGGCGCCCTGATCGCGCCGAAACCGGATTCGACCCACAACATCGCGGGGATCAAGGACCCGACGGTCGTCTACTACAACGGCAAGTACCACGTGTTCGCGAGCACCGCGAACTCCGCCGGGTACAACCTCGTGTACCTGAACTTCTCCGACTGGTCGCAGGCGGGCTCGGCCACGCACTACTACCTGGACCGCACCGCCATCGGCGCCGGGTACCGGGCCGCGCCCCAGGTCTTCTACAACGCGCCGCAGCGCCTGTGGTACCTCGTCTACCAGACGGGCAACGCCTCGTACTCCACGAACCCCGACATCAGCAATCCGAACGGGTGGAGCGCACCGCGCAACTTCTACTCGTCGATGCCGGACATCATCAGGCAGAACATCGGCAGCGGCTACTGGGTCGACATGTGGGTGATCTGCGACAGTGCCAACTGCTACCTGTTCTCCTCCGACGACAACGGGCACCTCTACCGTTCCCAGACGACCGTCGGCCAGTTCCCGAACGGCTTCACCAACACCGTCATCGCGGCCCAGGACTCCAACAAGTACGCCCTGTTCGAAGCGAGCAACGTGTACAAGGTGCAGGGCAGTAACCAGTACCTGTTGCTCGTCGAGGCCATCGGCTCGGACGGCCGGCGCTACTTCCGCTCCTGGACGACGAGCAGCCTCGCCGGATCGTGGACACCGCTGGCCGCGTCCGAGAGCAACCCGTTCGCCAAGTCGAGCAACGTGACCTTCCCCGCCGGTACCTGGACCCGGGACATCAGTCACGGCGAGATGATCCGCGCGGGCTACGACCAGACCCTCACGATCCCGGCCTGCAAGCTGCAGTACCTGTACCAGGGCAAGGACCCCAACGCCGGCGGCGACTACAACAACCTGCCGTGGCGACTGGGCCTGCTCACCCAGACCAACTCGACCTGCTGA
- a CDS encoding alpha/beta fold hydrolase, translating to MSETFVLVTGACHGGWAWRPVANELRAAGHEVHTPTLAGLGEGDDPRDVTLTDCVNSLVEYVERAGLTDITLVGHSWGGYVLVGAAPRLASRLRRLVFWSAFVPGDGESLIDACPPHYGEMFRAVAAASGNNGVTFPFEVFQQAFMQDADEETQRIVHSLLVPQPLGTFTEKPDTSEFYALDIPTAYVLSEEDLSLPGEWHWAERFPQRLKNPLMIETPGSHEALFTRPAELADAFVRACAI from the coding sequence ATGAGCGAGACCTTCGTCCTGGTGACGGGCGCCTGCCACGGAGGATGGGCCTGGCGCCCCGTCGCGAACGAGCTGAGGGCCGCCGGGCACGAGGTGCACACCCCCACGCTGGCCGGACTGGGCGAGGGCGACGACCCGCGCGACGTGACCCTGACCGACTGTGTGAACAGCCTCGTGGAGTACGTCGAACGCGCCGGTCTGACGGACATCACGCTGGTCGGCCACAGCTGGGGCGGCTACGTGCTGGTGGGCGCGGCGCCCCGGCTGGCCTCCCGGCTGCGGCGGCTGGTCTTCTGGAGCGCGTTCGTGCCGGGCGACGGCGAGTCGCTGATCGACGCGTGCCCGCCGCACTACGGCGAGATGTTCCGCGCCGTGGCGGCTGCTTCCGGCAACAACGGAGTGACCTTCCCGTTCGAGGTGTTCCAGCAGGCGTTCATGCAGGACGCCGACGAGGAGACACAGCGAATCGTCCACTCCCTTCTCGTGCCCCAGCCGCTCGGCACTTTCACGGAGAAGCCGGACACGAGTGAGTTCTACGCGCTGGACATCCCGACCGCGTACGTCCTGTCCGAGGAGGACCTCTCCCTCCCCGGCGAGTGGCACTGGGCCGAGCGCTTCCCCCAGCGCCTGAAGAACCCGCTGATGATCGAGACCCCCGGCAGCCACGAAGCCCTCTTCACCCGCCCCGCCGAACTGGCCGACGCGTTCGTCCGGGCTTGCGCGATATAG
- a CDS encoding maleylpyruvate isomerase family mycothiol-dependent enzyme: MKVLGWVEDGQHRLQQAIDALPPTSVAEPSALPGWTRGHLLTHLARNADALVNLLTWARTGIPTPMYTSPDQRATDIEAGAGRPLAEQQADIRESAARFAKAAEALTDDAWSATVTSGQGREIPASEVPWLRAREVWIHLVDLRVGVGMNALPPDLAWALVRDVAGWMSARVAPDTGAELTADGHGTVVLGTPSPSGGTVSGPPYALAAWLTGRGGTEELRGELPKLPRWL; the protein is encoded by the coding sequence GTGAAGGTCCTCGGCTGGGTCGAGGACGGGCAACACCGACTGCAACAAGCGATCGACGCGCTGCCCCCGACGTCGGTGGCCGAACCGTCCGCCCTGCCCGGCTGGACCCGCGGCCACCTGCTCACCCACCTCGCCCGCAACGCGGACGCCCTGGTCAACCTCCTGACCTGGGCCCGGACGGGCATCCCGACCCCGATGTACACCTCGCCGGACCAGCGCGCCACGGACATCGAGGCGGGCGCCGGCCGGCCGCTCGCCGAACAGCAGGCGGACATACGGGAATCCGCCGCCCGGTTCGCCAAGGCGGCCGAGGCGCTGACGGACGACGCCTGGTCCGCCACGGTCACCAGCGGGCAGGGCCGCGAGATCCCGGCGTCCGAAGTGCCGTGGCTACGGGCCCGCGAGGTGTGGATCCACCTGGTCGACCTGCGGGTGGGCGTCGGCATGAACGCGCTGCCGCCCGACCTGGCCTGGGCCCTCGTACGCGACGTGGCCGGGTGGATGTCGGCCCGCGTGGCGCCGGACACCGGGGCCGAGTTGACGGCGGACGGCCACGGCACCGTCGTACTCGGAACGCCTTCCCCGAGCGGCGGCACGGTCTCCGGACCTCCGTACGCCCTCGCCGCCTGGCTCACCGGCCGGGGCGGCACCGAAGAACTGCGCGGCGAGCTGCCGAAGCTCCCGCGCTGGCTGTGA
- a CDS encoding fumarylacetoacetate hydrolase family protein has product MKLATIRTADGTAAVRLDGDRVVETGTPDVAALLRRPDWRTYAAAAEGPTHDVAALDLAPVVTTPAKIFCVGHNYRTHIAEMGREMPSYPALFGKFANVLLGARDDIVHPGETEELDWEAELGFVIGSRLRRRATKEEAAAAIAGYTVVNDISMRDWQWRTPQWLQGKAWEASTPAGPWLVTGDEVDDAADLEIRLEVDGEVMQRSRTSDLLFTPADIAAYLSTFTTLEPGDLVLTGTPGGVGAARDPKVFLKPGQVVRTVIEGLGECVNTVVEDKP; this is encoded by the coding sequence ATGAAGCTCGCCACCATCCGCACCGCCGACGGCACGGCGGCCGTCCGCCTCGACGGCGACCGTGTCGTGGAGACCGGCACGCCCGACGTCGCCGCCCTGCTGCGCCGCCCCGACTGGCGTACGTACGCGGCTGCCGCCGAGGGGCCGACGCACGACGTGGCGGCTCTCGACCTCGCCCCGGTCGTCACGACCCCCGCCAAGATCTTCTGCGTGGGCCACAACTACCGCACCCACATCGCGGAGATGGGCCGCGAGATGCCCTCGTACCCCGCCCTCTTCGGCAAGTTCGCCAACGTCCTGCTCGGCGCCCGCGACGACATCGTCCACCCGGGCGAGACGGAGGAGCTGGACTGGGAGGCCGAGCTCGGCTTCGTCATCGGCTCCCGGCTGCGCCGCCGGGCCACCAAGGAGGAGGCGGCGGCCGCGATCGCCGGCTACACCGTCGTCAACGACATCTCCATGCGGGACTGGCAGTGGCGTACCCCGCAGTGGTTGCAGGGCAAGGCGTGGGAGGCCAGCACCCCGGCCGGGCCCTGGCTGGTCACCGGCGACGAGGTCGACGACGCGGCCGACCTGGAGATCCGCCTCGAGGTGGACGGCGAGGTCATGCAGCGCTCACGCACGTCCGACCTGCTCTTCACCCCGGCGGACATCGCCGCGTACCTCAGCACGTTCACGACGCTGGAGCCGGGCGACCTCGTTCTCACCGGTACGCCCGGCGGGGTCGGCGCGGCCCGCGACCCCAAGGTGTTCCTGAAGCCAGGACAGGTCGTACGGACCGTGATCGAGGGGCTCGGGGAGTGCGTGAACACCGTCGTCGAGGACAAGCCGTGA
- a CDS encoding cupin domain-containing protein, with protein MTSDTVIAPEETDPELRKLYDGFAEAGLIPLWTEIGNLMPLTPQPEAVPHVWQWDTLLPLARRSGDLVPVGRGGERRAIALANPGLPGRPYATPNLWAAVQYLGPREVAPAHRHSQGAFRFILEGEGVWTVVNGDAVEMRPGDLLLTPSMHWHGHHHVGDAPMVWLDGLDIPLVHRLDAGFFEFGEDGVSDRSTPIRSRNERLWGHPGLRPIGAPDSANSPLMAYRWADTDDALTAQLELADEGHPGVIEPGHAGIRFTNPATGRDALASLRTEMHRLRPGTTTATRRTVGSSVWQVFRGSGTVTLEDRVVEVSAGDLIAVPSWCALTVAAHTPLDLFTFNDAPLYEALNLARTETTGSTSA; from the coding sequence ATGACCAGTGACACCGTCATAGCCCCGGAGGAGACGGACCCCGAACTCCGCAAGCTGTACGACGGGTTCGCGGAGGCAGGGCTCATCCCCCTGTGGACCGAGATCGGCAACCTCATGCCGCTCACCCCGCAGCCCGAGGCCGTGCCGCACGTCTGGCAGTGGGACACCCTGCTGCCGCTCGCCCGCCGGTCCGGAGACCTGGTGCCGGTCGGGCGGGGCGGTGAGCGCCGCGCGATCGCGCTCGCCAACCCCGGCCTGCCCGGACGGCCGTACGCGACTCCCAACCTGTGGGCGGCGGTTCAGTACCTGGGCCCGCGCGAGGTCGCCCCCGCACACCGGCACTCGCAGGGCGCCTTCCGGTTCATCCTGGAGGGCGAGGGCGTGTGGACGGTCGTCAACGGAGACGCCGTCGAGATGCGCCCCGGCGACCTGCTGCTCACCCCGTCGATGCACTGGCACGGCCACCACCACGTCGGCGACGCGCCGATGGTCTGGCTGGACGGCCTGGACATCCCGCTCGTCCATCGCCTGGACGCCGGATTCTTCGAGTTCGGCGAGGACGGGGTGTCGGACCGGTCGACCCCGATCCGGTCCCGCAACGAGCGGCTGTGGGGCCACCCGGGGCTGCGCCCGATCGGGGCTCCGGACAGCGCCAACTCCCCCCTGATGGCCTACCGTTGGGCCGACACCGACGACGCCCTCACCGCCCAGCTGGAGCTGGCGGACGAGGGGCACCCCGGCGTCATCGAGCCCGGCCACGCGGGCATCCGCTTCACCAACCCCGCCACCGGCCGCGACGCCCTGGCCAGCCTGCGCACCGAGATGCACCGCCTGCGCCCCGGCACCACGACGGCCACCCGTCGCACCGTGGGCTCCTCGGTCTGGCAGGTGTTCCGGGGCAGCGGCACCGTCACCCTCGAGGACCGCGTGGTCGAGGTGTCCGCCGGCGACCTGATCGCCGTCCCCTCCTGGTGCGCCCTGACCGTTGCCGCGCACACCCCACTCGACCTGTTCACCTTCAACGACGCGCCCCTCTACGAGGCGCTGAACCTCGCCCGCACCGAAACGACCGGGAGCACGTCCGCATGA
- a CDS encoding (2,3-dihydroxybenzoyl)adenylate synthase, with protein sequence MPRPSSNGAVPWPAEYAERYTAKGYWEGHAIGDRLHAAADATPDVVALVDGDRRLTYRQLAERADAVALRLAALGLRPDDRLVVQLPNTAEFVILTYACLRLGVIPVMALPGHRRHEIGYLVEHSEAVAIAVPDLLKGHDHQAMAFEVADASPTLQHVLVLGDKVGDDAVDLRELCAAPGTPADRAAVDAYRPDSRSIAVFLLSGGTTGLPKLIARTHDDYVYNARRSAEVCGFGPDTVYFAALPLGHNFPLACPGLLGVLVNGGRVVLGSPNPEKAFPIVEREGVTASALVPAVAQRWLDHHREHPGTDLSSLRVLQVGGSRLADHVARRVRPELGCTLQQVFGMAEGLLNYTRLDDSEDVICTTQGRPMCEDDELLVVDDLGNPVPEGTPGVLLTRGPYTPCGYYRAEEQNARAFTEDGWYRTGDIVRLLPDGNLVVEGRDKDMIIRGGENISAEEIENFAYQAHGVARAAAVAMPDAQLGERVCLYVVPEAGHTVTLDDVHHVMEHAGIARFKFPDRLVTVPELAATKVGKIDKKALRADITRRLDAEGTPHDQ encoded by the coding sequence ATGCCAAGGCCGAGCAGCAACGGTGCTGTCCCCTGGCCCGCGGAGTACGCCGAGCGCTACACCGCGAAGGGCTACTGGGAGGGCCACGCCATCGGCGACCGGCTCCACGCCGCCGCCGACGCCACTCCCGACGTGGTCGCCCTCGTCGACGGCGACCGGCGGCTGACGTACCGTCAACTCGCCGAGCGTGCGGACGCCGTGGCCCTGCGCCTGGCCGCGCTCGGGCTCCGCCCGGACGACCGGCTCGTGGTGCAGCTGCCCAACACCGCCGAGTTCGTGATCCTGACCTACGCCTGTCTGCGCCTCGGCGTCATCCCGGTGATGGCACTGCCCGGGCACCGGCGACACGAGATCGGTTACCTGGTCGAGCACAGCGAGGCCGTGGCCATCGCGGTGCCTGACCTCCTCAAGGGCCACGACCACCAGGCGATGGCGTTCGAGGTCGCCGACGCCTCCCCAACCCTCCAGCATGTCCTCGTACTTGGCGACAAGGTCGGCGACGACGCCGTGGACCTGCGGGAGTTGTGCGCCGCGCCCGGCACGCCGGCGGACCGGGCCGCAGTGGACGCGTACCGGCCCGACAGCCGCTCGATCGCCGTCTTCCTGCTCTCCGGCGGCACCACCGGGCTGCCCAAGCTCATCGCCCGCACACACGACGACTACGTCTACAACGCCCGCCGCAGCGCCGAAGTCTGCGGATTCGGCCCGGACACGGTCTACTTCGCCGCTCTCCCGCTCGGCCACAACTTCCCGCTCGCCTGCCCGGGCCTGCTCGGCGTGCTGGTGAACGGCGGCCGGGTGGTGCTGGGATCGCCCAACCCGGAGAAGGCGTTCCCGATCGTCGAGCGCGAGGGCGTCACCGCTTCCGCCCTGGTCCCGGCCGTCGCCCAGCGCTGGCTGGACCACCACCGGGAACACCCGGGGACCGACCTGAGCTCGCTGCGCGTCCTCCAGGTCGGCGGCTCCCGGCTCGCCGACCACGTCGCCCGCCGCGTCCGCCCCGAGCTGGGCTGCACGCTCCAGCAGGTGTTCGGCATGGCCGAGGGACTGCTCAACTACACCCGCCTGGACGACTCCGAAGACGTCATCTGTACGACGCAGGGGCGCCCCATGTGCGAGGACGACGAACTCCTCGTCGTCGACGACCTCGGCAACCCGGTCCCCGAAGGGACACCCGGCGTACTGCTCACCCGCGGCCCGTACACCCCGTGCGGCTACTACCGCGCCGAGGAACAGAACGCCCGCGCCTTCACCGAGGACGGCTGGTACCGCACCGGCGACATCGTGCGGCTGCTGCCCGACGGCAACCTCGTCGTCGAGGGCCGCGACAAGGACATGATCATCCGGGGCGGGGAGAACATCTCCGCCGAGGAGATCGAGAACTTCGCCTACCAGGCCCACGGCGTCGCCCGAGCCGCCGCCGTGGCGATGCCCGACGCCCAACTCGGCGAGCGGGTCTGCCTCTACGTCGTACCGGAAGCGGGGCACACGGTCACCCTCGACGACGTCCACCACGTCATGGAGCACGCCGGGATCGCCCGCTTCAAGTTCCCGGACCGGCTGGTGACGGTCCCCGAACTCGCCGCCACCAAGGTCGGAAAGATCGACAAGAAAGCGCTGCGCGCCGACATCACGCGCCGGCTCGACGCCGAAGGAACCCCCCATGACCAGTGA